The nucleotide window ATAGTAAGTTTAAACAATTACCACCAATGTAGATTTAAAATAGgtcatgaattttcattttctaatattcaaTAGATCTTCCTCAATTTAACATGGGGTTATATCCTGATCAACCCATCATAAGCTAAAAATACCTTatgtcaaaaatgcatttaatatacctatattatattatatttggtAGTTTAACCAAACATTATAGCTTAATTTAGCCTACCTTAAACACTCACACTTACATTAGCTTATGGCtaggcaaaatcatctaacacaaagcctatttcaTAATAgaatgttgaatatctcatgtaatttgttgaatactgtactgaaagtgaaaaacgtAATGGTTGTGTGAGTACAGAATGGTTGTCAGTGTATTGATTGTTTACCCTCGTGATCATGTGACTGACTGGGAGCCTCTGCTCTTTGCTGCTGCCCCCCTAGTGAGAGTATCTACCACATTATCTCTAGCCCCGGAAAagatcaacattcaaaaatcaaagtGCAGTTTCTACTGAATACCTATTGCTTTCACACCATCGTTAAAGTCAAATAATCCTAAAACGAGCCACAGTTAATTTGGGGACCATCTATATAGTAACTGTGCCATTGTCATAGAGATAAAACATAATCTTTGAAAAGTAATTTGAATCTACAAATATTGAatctagaaatattaaaattgtaattCCTTGGTAGTTCCTAgaaaaatattgtgtgtgtgtagctaCAGAATGAGTGCTCAATAAAGCAAATAGGCTAAAATGTTAACAGGTGAATTTGGGTAAAGAGTATATGTGCTCTTTATACTTGACTTATGCTGGCAACTTTTCtagaagtttgaaattatttctaaattataagttaaaatgaagaaagggaTATGGGCTGATACAGCGACATAAATGGAAATCCACAGCATAGTTGGAAATCAATGAATGCATGTCTTGGATTAAAATGTGGGGGGAGTATGGTAGTTTATCCCCTTTTCAGCTTAAAAATCACagctatagggatccctgggtggcgcagcggtttggcgcctgcctttggcccagggcgcgatcctggagacccgggatcgagtcccacgtcgggctcccggtgcatggagcctgcttctccctctgcctgtgtctctgcctctctctctctatctgtgtgtgactatcataaataaataaaaattaaaaaaaaatcacagctataAACTAAGTTatgaatttttgtaaatattttcttccttatgagtGTTAGCCTTAAATAGAACTAGCTActgttctatttttcctttccttgtgcAGACCCTGTATTCCCTGTTCTTGAATCCACAGAGTATCATCCTACCCCATCCAAGTCTGCACAAGGATCAGACATGGGAACTCATCTGCAGCTATTCTGGACCAGCCATTCTCTTTTGACCTTGCAGGCAAACACATTCTGATCTCATATTGCCTACTGCTGTGTCTTTAATTTCTGTGTTATTAAGTGAGGAATTCTCATTGCTAGGATCTATAATCAGgtcattttaaacaaattcagTCTGGTATGGAGGTGTAAGTGGAGGTCATTATCATATCATATACAAGGGGGGAAACTGCAACATATATCATCTTAGAACTCTTCAAAATTCCAGAGTTGAAATGAATGGGACAGTTATGCAATGTGCTTCTGTTTGTGAAAATTTAGTTCCTGTGATGTTGCTAATAGCAAACATGCCATCAATAACACAAACTCATCAAATTTTCCAGTTGaaagtcatttattattattattattagcagcaTCATTATCATTAGCACAAAACTAAATccactaataaaagaaaacaaaaccacacccCAAAGGCATGTGTCTTGCTGACAACGGATCAATAACATTATTTTCATGTACAAGGGACAGCACCCTGAGGATAGAGATCGTATCACAGCTTGATAATCAATTCAATAATTCAGCCAACATTATTGAGCACCTAGACACAAGGggagattttaaaatgcatacaaGAATCCCTGCTTTCAAGGAGTTTTACAGTCTAGTAGGAGGTATTGAAGAACACCAATAGGAACACAGGGCCACATGAAATCAGTGACATAATGGAATCAGTGCCATGTATGAAGTGTTCTTGAAAGGGGCATCACAAGATACTAACATCACATTCAGTTGTGGGAAATCAGAAGAGTCTCCATAGAGAAGGTGGCATCTGAGCTAGGCTTTGAGGAACTGCAAGGATTTTGGCAGACTGGCATGTGAGGAAGGGGCACTGTAGGTGGAGAAATAGTGTGGTCCGAAGCATGGCCATGCAAAAGTTCAAGGCATGTTTGGAAAGAGAATAGTCCAGTTTAGCTGGTTGAATGGGATCTATGTAAGTGGTAGTGGTGTGATAAAATGCTCTAAGTTATATCGGGACCGTATTTTGAATGGCCCTGAATGGCGGGCTAAGATTCCTGATCTTTTTGTCACAGTAACTGCATTTATCCCCAGCAATAAAATACACAATCATTTATGAAGAGATATGAACATTTCACGTGCAGATTTCTTAGGCAAACTCAAATGGTTTCTAGGCAATGTGATTGCCTTGCTATCAAAAATATCTTGGCAGATAACACCAAGCAATTGATAGTAAATTTTTCTCATGCAACTAAATCTCTTCCCTCAAAGTCTGTTCTTTCCACTCATCCAGTGACATCTCTTCCCACTCCCATATCCAGGCCCATAAGTTCTTGTGACATCTGATCAGTTGAGGCAAGTCTAATTTAGGATTTGCAGCCACAACTGCCAGCCTGAATGGAACTAGAACCCACAGCCCTGAGAAGTGAGAGTAAGGGTGGTAGGGGTAGCAAACAATATCTTGAAAATGTAGCCATCTGAGAAGTTCTATGGAATTCATATCCTAAGAGTCAAGCTTAGTTCTTTGATATTGGAGTCCCTGGTCCTCCACTAAGTTTGGTCCAAAGGATAGCTGGAGGGATCCCAGAACTCAGTGCCTAACTAAGGTCATCTTTGAATGTTTCCTCTTATTGTCAAGGAATTCCTTTAAGGAATGACATTTCATCTAGGTTACATGTTTTTTAAGGGCCTCCTAGGTCTGAGGCTATTGAATCTGTGGAGAGACTGGAGTGGCTTTCTTTCTGTTGGGCTTTGTCTGTGCCCAAAAGGCTGGTAGTTGGTAACTTCTCCCATGCACTGGCAGTTCAAAGATGCTAAAGAACGGTTGTATCAGGGAACCAAGCCAAAGATGTAAGCTATTTAGACTGACCTGGGAAAGCTTAAGATAACAAACTTGCCATGGCCACGCTTTCTGCAGCTCGTCAGTCTTTCAGCTCTTTCCTGGAACGAGACTTCCTCTGCAGGAAGTCATGGATAGCAGTGGTGAGGCCCCATGTCACGCTGGACCTTAGGATGACTAGGGAGCCTCCACGGTAGATCAGGAACACCTTTCGGCCCCGAGTGTCCCACACATCCTGGGCAGAGGCCCACAGGCTCGGCATGCTTTGCCAGCCAATATGAGACTGCATGTTGGCCACCAGCACAATCAGAGGATACAGAACTAGGCACGTGATTGTTCCATTGACACTCCCAGACACTAAGGCAGGAACCCAGTGGGGCAGGCCTTGCTCTGCCAAGCCATCCTGGATGGGGTCcttgaaggaaaaatacagagCACTCCCCAGGCTGTTCCTGAGAAGGACAGGCCAGAAACCACGATAGTAGCCCAGTGACAGCCGCCCCCAAAGCCCATAAGAGTTGAATTCCTTGAGAATGCTGAACGTGCTGGGGAAGCGAGCTTGCTTGCGACCATCCTGGAGCACATTTTGCACCCTTTCAAAGGGGCTCAAGGCCACAGCCTCCACCACACCAGACATAAGCCCTGCAGCCCAGCGGTGTCCCAGGGAGTGTGGCccaacaggagagagagaacacaggaggcTATCATAAGTCCCAAACAACAGAGTCCCTTGCAATGTCTTGGAGAGAAGTGGTGGGTATATTCCCCGGTAGAAGTATTGAGGGCCTTCATGCCAAAGCTGTCGCACAGCCTCTGACACCGCCACAGCATGGATCTGTTGCCGGAACACAACCTTATAGATAGGGAAGGTCAGAAACGTAGACATAAAGTTGGAAACGGCCCCAAGGGCATATGCCTGGGAATGCCAGGTTTTCTTTCCTGGAGACTCTGTTCGTGTCCGGTGCTGAAGCTCCTTTCCAGAAGAGTGGTTCTGTTCCTCCATGCTGAAGACAACTGGGTACAGATGGAAGAAAATGGTAGGagtgagggagggcaggagacGTTAGACTGACCAATTCAATCTGTTGGTGGCATTTTCACTGCCTAGTTAGAAACAGAGACCCCAAGAAACTCAGCTCTAAGAAAAACAGCAACACTTTGGGCCAGTTTCTGAGAAATAGGCACACTCTTAAGAAGTCATCCAcctcaaattaaaacaaaggtagttttggttttctttttctgaaaagagTCACCTTTACCATGTTTTACCAACAAATCAAATACTCTAATAttcaaagaaactttttttaagatcttatttatttattcatgagagacaaagaaagaggcagagacataggcagagtgagaagcaggcttcctgcgggatgcctgatgcagaacttgagcCCAGGACGACCCAAGCCGAAGTCAGACACactaccactgagccactcaggcactcctcaaAGAAGCTTTgtgattgaagaaaataaaattggggaGAGAGAGCTTCAGAAGCTATTGCACTCAATGTTCACCACTTGAAGTTTTGCATTTGATAAACTGCTAGAATTAATAAGTTGCTGCTCTCTTTCCAAAGAGTGGCACAATCTCATAGAGGCAGGAAGGCATTCAGAAGTTGTATTCCAATACTTTCTCTAAGAGCTGGTAGTAAATTTGGGGAATGAGGAatctctctcatcttctgtctGCAGATTCCTGACAGTGTCTTGGTTGTTTCATGGCAATGCTCTGCACCCCCACTTCCACCCaaatgaggaacagaaagagTAGCTGTTCCTGGAAGGTCAGCACCAAAAGGCTCCATACCTGGCAATTTCTAAGCCTATCCTTGTAGACCTGTGGCTACACAAGAGAGCAGGGATTTTCAACCTGGACACATGTGATATTTTTGGCCagacaattctttttaaaagaaaagattttatttattcattcatgagagacacacagagaggtagagtcataggcagagggagaagcatgctccctacggggagcccagtgtgggacttgatcccaggaccctgggatcacgccctgagccgaaggcagctgctcagccactcaggcgtccccagacAGTTCTTTATTATAGATTCCTGTCCTATGTGTCACAGAATGTTTAGCAGCCTGCTGGCCTCTACTTACTAAATGTCGGTAGCACCAGTTGGGACCAACCCAACTATTATAACCAAAattatctccagacattgccctATGGCCCCTGGGAAGCAAAAGCATCCTTGGTTCAGAATCACTGTACTAGAGGAAAGACACAGTACAAGGACACCAAACTACTGATCCCACCCCAGAAAGGGCTGGGAGCTAATGTAGAGGAGAGGTAACTAGGAAGGAAACTCGAGATCATGAAGAAGTGAAGGCTCAGGGTATATCTGAGAACCTGAGGGAGTTTGTCAGGAAGGAGATAGGGCTAAGAGGACAGAATTGCCACAGCAGGAGACAGTGTGTGGAGGAGAGGAAGCACAGAGCtgtagagggaggggagaggagaagacaGGGAGAGGATGAGAGGCCAGGAGATTCACATCTAGACTGGTAGGAATGGCAGACTCTGGAGGTTTCACACAGAACCCTGGGCTGTGTGGTCCTGAGGGGAAGAAGGTGTTTGGGGCTCTAATATGCTAGCAGTTGATGGCCCCTCAAAAGCGACAGAGGGGTGCAGGCTCAGGCCTCGAGGGAGGAGCAGAAGTCAGGTAATGCAAGAAGCCCACTGCAGCTTTCTCTGGGCTGCCACATCCAAAACCTGCCATGAAGTGCTTCAATTGTCCCTATCAGTTCTTCCCTGGCTTCttgctcctgctccctccctaaCCCCATAACCTAACCTTACAGGCTCCCCCACAagccacacacactctctctcagtGGAGGGAGTAGAGGCTCAGTCTCTGTGCTCTGCCAACATCCCTCCCCTATGCCTAGCACCCCATGTTTGCCTCAAGCTTCACCTCCTTAACCTCATGGCCAGGAGACTGGCAGGGCCCTTGTGCCTCAGATCCTTTAGCTGAGAACTGGCCAGAAGCAAAGGCTCATGAGCCCACTCTTGTATCCCTCTGTGCCCATAGCAGCTGCCTCCATCTCTCCAGAGCCAAgagacccctcccccacccccaggccacaGGTGGCTCTGCTCAGGTTCCCAAAGCCACTGCACCCCCAACATTCCCCAGATCTACTACCAAGGGACTTCTTCCCCCAAGTCTTACCTGCATCTAAATAAGGATGGATAGTGAAGGAAATGTTTGTCCCCTTCTATCTCAAAGTACAGTAGTGTTCTACTTCTCCACATCTTCCTGAGTAACATATAAACATGTGTTGACTGACTGCATAAGGCAGGCTGACTTAGCAGAAAAACTGGGCTAAGATTGGGCAGACCAGCATTCTAAGTGTCAGTCAGCTGTCAACTTCCTATATGATGTTTAGGAATTCACTGACCTGTTGGGGCCTCATCCATCTCAGTTATAAAATGAGCCAAAGGGGGAAAATGCTCTCTAGGCATCCTTATATTGTACATGTCACGGGGGCTGACATGGGGGAATTTCAGCCAATATTTGATAGCAGAATTGTGCTTTTCCATCCCCAAGTCCTTCTGCCACTTTATGCCAATTCATTTTCAGGAATTAAAGATGAAGCTTAAATATCtattcatcattttataaatgtaattcttccttattttatcAGGGAGGAGAATCCACTTTTTTCCCCATGTATTCTCCTGTTGTGATGCCAGGCTTTGGGAGGCAGAGATCCAAAACTGAATTCTGCCTCTATTGCTTggttgtgtgaccttaggcaagacACTTCACTCAGTCTCTGTTTCTTTAGTCATGAAATAGTGACAACAGACCTACCTCAAAAGGTTGTCGCAACgactaataaaattaaatgacacaAAGTGGTTAAGCCATAGCGGCCTCGataagaagtatttaaaaaaaaaaaaaagggggatccctgggtggcgcagcagtttggcgcctgcctttggcccagggcgcgatcctggagacccgggatcaaatcccacgtcgggctcccggtgcatggagcctgcttctccctctgcctgtgtctctgcctcattctctctctctctctctctctgtgactatcacaaataaataaaaaataaaaaaaaaaggatgcttcCTGACTGCACTGTCTGTCTCCACAGAGCACATGGCTCCTGCAGGATACTCTCAGGTCAGCCAGAACCATATGAAGAGGTATGGAGGAACAAATCCTGTGTTGACATGGGAGGCAGGGAAGACCTTTCTTCTGTGAATGCAAAGATGTGCTATAAaacaattctggaaaaaaaacaattctggaCAGTCTGGCCCCTTGGCATGAATTCCAAAGTACACACCACAGAATGCACCTGGAGTCAGTCTGGAGAAGCCATTCTTATACCTCATGTTGTGCTTCTTATGTTGATAGCCTAGCAAAGTGAGCCCAGGGGATTCCAAACTGCCCtagctagtctttttttttttttttttaattttttttttttatttatttatgatagtcacacagagagagagagagaggcagagacataggcagaaggagaagcaggctccatgcaccgggagcccgacgtgggattcgatcccggctctccaggatcgcgccctgggccaaaggcaggccctagcTAGTCTTGTCCAGATGGACAGCCTGTGTGACCACCcaaggatccagccccacatttatttgttcattcaggGCCTCCCTTAGCCAGTCTTTGGTCAGCTTACAAACTTGCATTGATTTACACTGAATCACTGTGGGTAATCACTGTGGGTAAATTACTATGAAGCTAGAGGTGAATAGGAGTTGGTACCTGCCTTCAAGGGCTTGGGAATCTAGTGGAAGAGACAAGTCAACAATGAGCTAAATGATACTGGCAGGCAAAATAAAGGGCACACCAATCAAGGTCAGAGCAGAGAGACAAGAACAATTTATTCCACCTGGGACAGGGAACAGCCAAGAAATTTCTCTGAGGAGGGGCATCTGACTTAATGCTTAATCAATGAGCAGGTGGAGGAGTGAGGGCAGGCATTCTAGGCTGAGCAAGAGGTCTAAGTTACAGAGACCTAAAAGCACGAGTGGGGCACagctctgagtgcagagctgtGGTTGGCAGAGAGGAGCGGATTTAGAATAAGGGCCATATTTGTTTCCCCCACTGCAATGTGTTACAGCATGAAgacacaggctctggagtcagacagcctGCAGACAGTGCATTTCACTGTGCCACTTGCTAGCTTtatgaccttggccaagtctcctcacctctctgagcctcagtatctttatctgtaaaatgattgTCATGAAGCTTGCATGAGATGAAGTATATAAAATTCTTAGCATAGTACTCATATATAAATTGCTCCATAAGTTATATTggtagtttcatttaaaaaaaaagagaaacaaaaaaagagaaagatcccagaaataaagatGAGATTACAACTATACTTTTTCTAAAGGCTGAAATCAGTCAAATGCATTGGGTCTTCTTCAGAGTTCATTTTAGATTGCTTGTCTGGGAGACAGTAGAGCAAAGCTGTTCATTGGCCTGGGAGTTTGACAGCCCTGAGGGGGCTGGAGTCCCAGTGTCTCCACTACCAAGTTGTGGAGCCTTAtataagttacttaacttctctgagaccCGGGTTccctatctgcaaaatgggataaCAATGACGTTCTAACAGGGCTGCTGAGAAGCTTAAATGAGATAACAGATGgaaagttcctggcacagaggaggcagGCAGCCAAGAGAAGCTATTACTACTGTTTCAgctgaaaaattttaattccctAACCTTCAGGCTTTTAAGTTTCTTTGttgaaattagaaaatgtggTCTCATTAGAGCCATGAGTTGGAACATGCTCCCACACATGAGGCCAGAGATAAGGGATGCTCTGTATCCAAATGGAGCCAGCTCAGCAAATCCTCCTCCCAGCCCGAAGAGATCCTCGCTTTGTATTAAGGGTCCAATGCAGGCACTTTTACACAAtccatttcttttcactttttttgggTTAGATTTCTAGGGtctattctttgtttatttgatcCCATCTCCACCAGGTCCAGCTGCAGATCACCTAAGTTGTCAGTGAAGCTAATTTAAACACAGAGCAGGAATCTGCTGAGACCCAGGGTCAGATGTCATGATATCGGGGAGCAGAAGTAAAAGTCTGAAGGAAACCCAAGAGCTACCACCAGCATCACCCCTGACTTTGTGAGGGGAGACTTCTCTCTACCTCCCACAACCTCCCACTCTGTTCCATCCACAAGAGAAAGGCCACAGTCCTCAGATAAAAGTCCTCATCTCCAAATTTGACATGTTTACTTCAAGGAACCCTAGGTATTgggtttgtaaaaaaaattagaagaagacGACGACGATTACAACAGAGAGGAGCATCAGGTAAAGTATCTTGGCAGGTTGAAGATGAACCCAACAACAGTCGAAGGGCATTAGATTATTTATCTACTTCCAAGCATCCAGAACAAGTCCAGAAAAAGTTCCACAGGGGGCCTTCTGGCCACAACTTACATCAGGAAAGTAAGACCTGCTCTCCAAAAACCAGAAGTCATAGAATATAGAGAAAGTTTCCCAGCCACTGGCGTCACAGCCCATTCAAGCTGGCAGCCCTGCAGGACAGCCCTGCATGCCGTTTCCATGGAGTTGCTCTTCTCTAGGGCCAGTGATGCCAAATCCAGCAAAGGAGTGGTCCCCTCAAGAGCTCACAGAAGGGCAACCTAGCAACCTGTCCTCAAGCCAGGAAATGAAAGAGCTGTATCAGCGGTAGAGATCTGTGGATCAGGGGTTAGGTCAAACTGTTTCATTTCTCACACTTCTTCCTGAAGTGCAAGTTGAAAGAGGAAGATATTATGAAGAAAGATTGCAGGGGAATGAATCTTAAACCATTTCTGGGCCACAGACTTACTTGAAAATCTCCAAAACTAAGGACTCAGAAAAATACAGAGTCCAAATTCTTTGTAAACAATTTCAGAAATGACCCTAGTTGGGAACCTCTGCTCAGTGGAGTTACATTTCATGACAGATGTGCTGTGGCCAGATACATTGGCAGCAGGCCATTTACTTATTACCCTCAGTATGATGTGCATTCAGCAGTGATTCATAAACTTCTCTACATCTCAGAATTAACTACAGCCctggttaaaaatataaatcacactCCCCACTGCTAGTCCCAGTAAATCTGAATCCACCAGAGGTGGAGCTCAcgaatctgcatttctaaaaagctCTCCAAAATGATTTTGAGGCAGCCAGTCTTGTACCCATACTTTGGTTAATAGCATGGGTTCTGGTGTCAGAGAGATTTGGTCCAAATTTTGGCTTCACCTTGTCATCTCAGGCAAGGCATCTCACCTCTGAGTCTTGTTTCCTTTGAGCTCATAAGCTGtagaaatgttttacttttttttaataaataggcaGCTTATTGTAGTATAAAAATAgtgtaaaatgagaaagaaaagtgcTTTAGTTTCCTCTCCTGTACAACGGTTACTGCAAAAGTTGCCCACCGCTTTCCCTactccctgctgcctcctccacccctctCACTCAACACTACCATCACACCAAGACTTCTGGTGGGTTTGAGACCACCAATGTAAAAATACTCTCTAGGCAGCTCAGCTGGGCAAACAGCATTAGAACAACAGGCTTGGATACAAAACCGGATGCTGATACTTATTTGCTGTGTCGTGCTGGGCAAGATGCCtaacctctgtttcttcatctgtacaatggagacTAATAGTCCTTGCTCACTAATTCTATATAGTTCCAAATGAGCCCTCCCACCTCTACTTTGGCTTTTCTCCACTAACTTTCAGTCTGAGAGTATAGAGAAGTGTTCAGAAGGGGGAGCCTTCGAAATCAGATATGTCGACTTGGGTGTGAGCTCTTAGTTTTGCACTTCCTAACCACACTGCTTGAATGCTGAAGTGCCCTCTCTGTTAAACCGGCACACCGCTATCTCCTCCACAGGGCTGCTCAGAAGAATAAATGAGACGTCCGTGCAAACGCATTCGCAAGCAgaaagtactcagtaaatactttCTCCCCTTCCCGCTACACAGAAGTGAGGGGCTCTTATTGTTCACTTGATTTCTGTCCCACCCCGTGTTTAAGGCATCTGGTCTCAAAGAGCGAAGGGAGGAGAGTCGAgatggaaggggtgagggagaaagaatgagaagggGAAGCAGCAAACTCACGGGTAAAATGTAAATCGGCCCGGTCGGTGCGTCTGAGCTGCACTTGACACCGCGCTGGCTCCCGTGCCCGTGTGCCGCAGCCCCCGCCAGCTGGCTCCCCCCTTTTGCTAGCAATGGCCTCGGGGGCCGGAGGCTGAGAGGGGAGGCCTCCCCCGCGCCCCGCTGATTGGCCGCGCCGCCCCGCTCATCAAGCTCTATTGTGTCAATGGGCAGAGGCTAACCGAAGCGGCGGCTGCTGGGAGGGCCCAGCCGGtgggcgggggcggccgcggcTGCCTTGGGAACCGCGCTGCTAGACTTGGCTACCCCTTGCTGGGCGGCTGTGGGGAGCAGTTCCATCCAGCAGCTCCCGGTCGCTTGGCGGCGGAGGAGGCGTCATCCTTTTCCCCTGCAGGCCCGCGGAGACTGGAAGGCGGCATTCACAGCTGTCCAAGCCTGAGCATCCGCTGCTCACCCGCGGAGCGCAGGTAACAAAAAAaaggcgggcggggtgggggggacgcgATAGCCCAGCACGGAGAGAGGAAGTGGAAGCTTTACCTGTACTTGGCGGCTCCCCACTTGGGGAATCGGGAACTGCGAGGTTGGTTGAGGATGGAGCAATCCCGTGGCCCCGCGGTgctgagggagggggtggggtttTTGCTGGATACAGCTAATGGGTAGGATTTGCCTGAATTGAAAGGGGGAGGGGCGTTTCTGAGGGGTCATAGGGACAAGGAGGAGATAATCACAAGCTGTCTGCTTTGAACCCCTTTTGCATTTTCCAACTCTTTCCGGGGAGGAATATGTGGGTGTGCGTGTTCAACTCTTATTCCCTTTCTCCGTGGTAGGCCATCAAAGCCAAATCCGAACTTGAATTCTGTGCGGCTTATTGCGGAGCGGATAAGCCAATGATTTCCCAGGGGACATGTAATGGAAGGGGTCACTGACTTGTATTCAAGAGGTGGGAGAAGGAATTTTCCGTCTGGCTACAGCGGAGAcgggagtgagggtggggagaCAGCAGAATGAGAGATAAGGCTGCTTCTGactcttcccttctctgtcctGCCCAACAAGACGAAGCAGTCTTGACTCCCTGAGGACTGGGATCTGCAAACCCCAGTGGACAGAAGTCGACCTACCCTGAAGGCGAGCTTTCTCATGGAGGGCACCTGTTGCAGAGGCTGGAAGTGAAATTAAGGCATACACTTGTTTCCGAGTTTACGTTTTATAATCCAAGAATTGAGGGAGGAATCTCGGAGAAGGGTGCATGGTTGAgatctttaattttcaaatatttgagtatagttgacatccAGTGATTTTTACCTGATTTCTTACTTATTATCACAAAACTGTGAGATTTAGACCATTGTACTCTATTTTGAGAGCCCAACAAACAACTCCACACACTAGTTCCCCTAGAATTCAAAGCAACAGTTGCCCTCCCTCCTGGAGGACTGGCTGGAAGGGATGGATGTAACTCCTGCTAGCACAAGGACACCCAGTAGCTCCAGAAAGTTCTAACTGCCAATTTCCTGCAGGATATTTTTACGGCAGTGAGCAAATATAAAATGTACTGCAAGGTATTCAGGGAAGTAGAGTGACTGCAGACCACTTCCCGGCAATCTACTACCTTATTGACcttttttactcctttttctttACAGTCACTATTGAGATACAAGAAGCCAGAGCCCAGGAGCATTGCTTTGGGGAATCCTCCTACAGATTAGGCTTTTCTAAAAAGCCTGAGCATCTTGTTATATTCAGATAGAAGACCGTCATCCATCCATCAAGGCTAGCGTCATCCATCAAGGCTAGCATCGTTGCACATGTGGGTAATAGCCGGCGGCAAAACACACCCTTGCCGCCTTGGGCCCATTCAATTTTGAGGTCCATGGGAAGGAGTCTTCGTCCTTTAAGGGTCAACATGGCAGAAAGAAATGTGAAGTTGTTCTCTGGGAGAGTGGTGCCAGCCCAAGGGGAAGAAACCTTTGAAACCTGGCTGATCCAGGTCATTGGGGTCCTGCCTGTTTGGAATATGTCTGAGGAGGAAAAGCTCGAGTGCTTGATGAACACCCTTAGGGGCCCTGCCAGGGAGGTCATGCGTTTGCTCCAGGCCACCAACCCCAATCTAAGTGGGGCAATGAAATTGATGTTTGGGGAGTCTGAAAGCAAGGTCACTGCCCATGGGAAATTTTTTAACACTTTGCAAGCACAAGGGGAGAAAACCTCCCTTTATGTGATCCGTTTAGAAGTACAG belongs to Canis lupus familiaris isolate Mischka breed German Shepherd chromosome X, alternate assembly UU_Cfam_GSD_1.0, whole genome shotgun sequence and includes:
- the SLC25A53 gene encoding solute carrier family 25 member 53 — translated: MEEQNHSSGKELQHRTRTESPGKKTWHSQAYALGAVSNFMSTFLTFPIYKVVFRQQIHAVAVSEAVRQLWHEGPQYFYRGIYPPLLSKTLQGTLLFGTYDSLLCSLSPVGPHSLGHRWAAGLMSGVVEAVALSPFERVQNVLQDGRKQARFPSTFSILKEFNSYGLWGRLSLGYYRGFWPVLLRNSLGSALYFSFKDPIQDGLAEQGLPHWVPALVSGSVNGTITCLVLYPLIVLVANMQSHIGWQSMPSLWASAQDVWDTRGRKVFLIYRGGSLVILRSSVTWGLTTAIHDFLQRKSRSRKELKD